In one Gossypium hirsutum isolate 1008001.06 chromosome D09, Gossypium_hirsutum_v2.1, whole genome shotgun sequence genomic region, the following are encoded:
- the LOC107892327 gene encoding AAA-ATPase ASD, mitochondrial yields the protein MTMVGEMWSHLGSTMGTLMLVYTLFKQFFPHHLQDSFEKYFNRIVRFAYPYVEITFDEFTGERMKRSEAYSRIKSYLSDKSTASAKRLKADVVKDSQSAVLSMDYNEEITDEFQGVKVWWSANRILPTTQRISWYPNDDEKKYYRLTVHKRHRELITQSYISHVMMEGKEIATKKRQRKLYSNNPSQNWYGYRRSKWSNVLFEHPATFDTLAMDAKLKEEIKNDLIKFSKGKDYYARIGKAWKRGYLLYGPPGTGKSSMIAAMANLLDYDVYDLELTAVKENTELRRLLLDTSSKSIIVIEDIDCSIDLTGQREKKTEKDGNEDEPSDPVTKRVKEEEKKESKVTLSGLLNCIDGLWSSCGGERIIVFTTNYVEKLDPALIRRGRMDKHIELSYCCFDAFKVFAKNYLEIDSHSLFGEIESLLGETNMTPADVAENLMPKSDYDDVETCLKRLVKALKDAKEEAKKKVEDEARLKAEKEEEKQKQKSVKEEKEQSGKDDKEVKENGVALWRLQK from the coding sequence ATGACGATGGTGGGAGAAATGTGGTCTCATTTAGGCTCTACAATGGGAACTTTGATGCTTgtttataccctttttaaacagTTCTTCCCTCACCATCTTCAAGACTCTTTTGAAAAGTATTTCAATAGAATTGTGAGATTTGCATACCCTTATGTCGAAATTACTTTTGATGAGTTCACTGGCGAACGCATGAAGCGCAGCGAAGCCTATTCCAGAATCAAAAGTTACCTCAGCGACAAGTCAACGGCATCGGCCAAGCGTCTCAAGGCCGATGTTGTGAAAGATAGCCAATCCGCAGTCCTTAGCATGGATTATAACGAAGAAATTACTGATGAATTTCAAGGCGTTAAAGTTTGGTGGTCTGCTAACAGAATTCTTCCAACAACACAACGGATTTCATGGTATCCTAATGATGATGAAAAGAAATATTACAGGCTTACAGTCCATAAACGCCATAGAGAATTGATCACTCAATCTTATATTAGCCATGTTATGATGGAAGGCAAGGAAATCGCGACGAAAAAACGGCAACGGAAACTTTATTCGAACAATCCGAGCCAGAACTGGTACGGATACCGAAGGAGCAAGTGGAGCAACGTCCTGTTCGAACATCCTGCGACGTTTGATACATTGGCAATGGATGCGAAACTGAAAGAGGAAATCAAGAACGATTTGATCAAGTTCAGCAAAGGGAAAGATTACTATGCCAGAATTGGAAAAGCTTGGAAACGTGGATATCTCCTTTATGGTCCTCCGGGGACTGGGAAATCATCGATGATTGCGGCAATGGCAAACCTATTGGACTACGATGTTTATGATCTCGAACTCACTGCAGTTAAGGAAAACACGGAGTTGAGAAGGCTTTTGCTTGATACGTCAAGCAAGTCGATTATCGTGATCGAGGATATTGATTGCTCTATCGATCTCACAGGCCAAAGGGAGAAGAAGACGGAGAAAGATGGAAACGAAGACGAGCCCTCGGATCCGGTCACCAAAAGGgtgaaagaagaagagaaaaaggagagTAAGGTTACATTATCGGGGCTTTTGAATTGTATAGATGGACTTTGGTCGTCTTGTGGGGGTGAAAGAATCATTGTTTTTACAACAAACTATGTTGAGAAGCTTGATCCGGCATTGATAAGGAGGGGAAGAATGGATAAACACATTGAACTGTCTTACTGTTGCTTTGATGCATTCAAGGTGTTTGCGAAGAATTATTTGGAGATTGATTCTCATTCATTGTTCGGAGAAATCGAATCATTGTTGGGGGAAACGAATATGACGCCAGCTGATGTTGCGGAGAATTTGATGCCGAAATCAGATTATGACGATGTGGAAACTTGTTTGAAGAGATTGGTAAAAGCTCTTAAAGATGCTAAGGAGGAAGCAAAGAAGAAGGTTGAGGATGAAGCTCGTCTAAAGGcggagaaagaagaagaaaaacagaaGCAAAAATCTGTGAAAGAAGAAAAGGAACAATCTGGTAAAGATGACAAAGAAGTGAAAGAAAATGGTGTGGCACTGTGGAGGCTGCAGAAGTGA